The following proteins are encoded in a genomic region of Oncorhynchus kisutch isolate 150728-3 linkage group LG6, Okis_V2, whole genome shotgun sequence:
- the LOC109898579 gene encoding zinc finger CCCH domain-containing protein 7B isoform X2 → MDMDRQKRQEGIQNALGLIQSSLPYPKPEGYKGFLTQLVCDLLDEGNAMFREGEWQQAIKDFSEGVNVAHYAQAESLEIPSALLESLYFNRAAAYHSMGEYEQGVQDCDSALALCKDSCRALYRKALCLRELGRFREAYNCSTGCLLTTPNDKHVYELAQELANKLGLKIRNAYVSTQESATSEQSNGNTVPFAGEMYSSGLDSLSDISSVVFSCKPLSAAIPVSDESSPSGPLVYSNLLGSPVQGPRGLPFSVPESEHLGDSELMGDDLDSLLDCIPPQRAFPIILPSSACVPIQLPFPSSLPAPSPRLPPAFFNSAISQLNSLDTFPGMGGEDALGVLNSLDGLDALDTLDTLNNLDTLSDLGGGDAPAPTTALYSLDALDALDSFYPLGDAIAAKPVVVGGGGLDSLSKFNLPGARISHNVLSATCSPKKSKHTVVKNGQVSSKLSQLIKNPLAATHDFMQACATCYSWIGPGVLDYQHQAELAHRCKRDVLLCRIRAAEHPVWNRVRPRPTHNFTGAFMLCKEVLETQKCKYRAGCTFAYCQEEVDVWTLERKGALNRDLLFDSQSPNNDRPTLGIKCLLQLHNGMFMYLCEECYDSKPRIISKHSKEVPSTCSNPCARHPFDKNKCLVHAVRSSNVHYTKIRPLYTQCQLDVCRHARRYGCQQEDSCSFAHSVIELKCWRLQQDSGITHEEIVQESKRHWHKKQEQNTHKPKPVYMPPPSSSSSGGGGYSLNLKRKFVCGQCWRDGLVSEPDKALKYCAAKARHSWTKERRVLLVKFFEGKKWVMVRTLPFAKTYPQQYDICAHVVKQKKCHYIGNCAFAHSEEEKQVWTYMKNNGLKDMQQMYDMWLTNQNRPADDTLITQHLEEKQIVMPTDYAEPMSGFHCRLCGRHSNSERQWQQHISSEKHKDRVFSCEGEDESLTWTYRFPGLRLALCPRLESGCLEGVSCDYAHSAEELVEWQERREFLRRKLAKAREDMLIMPDEFDFGKYNFLLQD, encoded by the exons ATGGACATGGACCGTCAAAAGCGCCAGGAGGGTATTCAGAACGCCCTGGGACTCATACA GTCTTCTTTGCCTTATCCAAAGCCTGAAGGCTATAAG GGGTTTCTGACCCAGTTGGTGTGTGACCTGCTGGATGAGGGAAATGCAATGTTCAGGGAGGGTGAGTGGCAGCAGGCCATAAAGGACTTCAGTGAGGGTGTTAACGTGGCCCACTATGCCCAGGCTGAGTCTCTAGAAATTCCCTCAGCCCTGCTGGAGAGTCTGTATTTCAACAGGGCAGCAGCCTACCACAGCATG ggGGAGTATGAGCAGGGTGTGCAGGACTGTGACAGTGCGCTGGCGCTGTGCAAAGACAGTTGCAGGGCACTCTACAGGAAGGCTCTATGCCTGCGGGAGCTGGGCCGCTTCAGAGAGGCCTACAACTGCAGCACGGGCTGCCTGCTCACTACGCCTAAC GACAAACATGTGTATGAGTTGGCGCAGGAGCTAGCTAACAAACTGGGCCTGAAGATACGCAACGCCTACGTTAGCACACAG GAGTCGGCCACATCTGAGCAAAGTAATGGGAACACAGTTCCTTTTGCAGGAGAG ATGTATAGCAGTGGTCTGGATTCCTTAAGTGACATTTCATCAG TTGTTTTCTCCTGCAAGCCTCTATCTGCTGCTATCCCAGTTAGTGATGAATCCTctccctctggtcctctggtCTACTCCAACCTTCTGGGTAGCCCTGTCCAAGGCCCTCGGGGGTTGCCCTTCTCTGTGCCTGAGTCAGAGCACCTGGGTGACAGTGAGCTCATGGGAGATGATCTAGacagcctgctggactgt ATTCCCCCTCAACGTGCCTTTCCCATCATCCTCCCCAGCTCAGCTTGTGTCCCCATCCAGCTCCCGTTTCCCTCAAGCCTGCCCGCACCCTCGCCCCGGCTCCCCCCAGCCTTCTTCAACTCCGCCATCAGCCAGCTCAACTCTCTGGACACCTTCCCAGGCATGGGTGGGGAGGATGCCCTAGGTGTGCTGAACTCTTTAGATGGCCTTGATGCACTAGATACTCTAGATACTTTAAACAACCTGGACACCCTTTCAGACCTTGGTGGTGGGGATGCCCCAGCTCCCACAACAGCACTCTATTCACTTGATGCCTTAGATGCCCTGGACAGTTTCTACCCACTTGGGGATGCAATAGCAGCCAAAccagtggtggtggggggaggggggctggACTCCCTCTCTAAGTTCAACCTGCCTG GTGCAAGAATCTCCCACAATGTTCTCTCTGCAACATGTTCGCCCAAGAAGTCCAAACACACA GTGGTAAAGAATGGCCAGGTCTCCTCCAAGCTCTCTCAGCTTATCAAGAACCCCCTAGCAGCCACCCATGACTTCATGCAGGCCTGTGCCACGTGCTACAGCTGGATAG gtcCAGGGGTCCTGGACTACCAGCACCAGGCAGAATTGGCCCACCGTTGTAAGCGGGACGTTCTTCTGTGTAGGATCAGGGCTGCAGAGCACCCTGTCTGGAACAGGGTGCGACCCCGCCCCACGCACAATTTTACTGGGGCGTTTATGCTCTGCAAGG AGGTGCTGGAGACTCAGAAGTGTAAGTACAGGGCGGGCTGTACGTTTGCCTACTGCCAGGAGGAAGTAGATGTGTGGACCCTGGAGAGGAAGGGAGCCCTGAACAGAGACCTGCTGTTTGACTCACAGAGCCCCAACAATGACAGGCCCACACTCGGCATCAAATGCCTACTGCAGCTCCACAACGGCATGTTCATGTACCTCTGtgag GAGTGCTATGACAGTAAGCCCAGGATCATCAGTAAGCACAGTAAGGAGGTGCCGTCCACCTGCTCCAACCCCTGCGCCCGACACCCATTCGACAAAAACAA GTGCCTGGTGCATGCGGTGAGGTCCAGCAACGTGCACTACACTAAGATCCGCCCGCTGTATACCCAGTGCCAGTTGGACGTGTGCCGCCATGCCCGGCGCTATGGCTGCCAGCAAGAGGACAGCTGCTCCTTTGCCCACTCTGTCATAGAGCTCAagtgctggaggctgcagcaaGACTCTG GCATCACTCATGAAGAAATTGTTCAGGAATCCAAGCGACACTGGCATAAAAAACAGGAGCAGAACACGCACAAACCCAAG CCGGTGTACATGCCACCACCATCTTCATCCTCAAGTGGTGGAGGAGGCTATAGCTTGAACCTGAAGAGGAAGTTTGTTTGTGGGCAGTGCTGGAGGGACGGGCTGGTCAGCGAGCCGGACAAAGCGCTTAAGTACTGTGCAGCCAAGGCCAGGCACAG ttgGACGAAGGAGCGTCGGGTGCTGTTGGTGAAGTTCTTCGAGGGAAAGAAGTGGGTGATGGTGCGGACGTTGCCTTTTGCCAAGACCTACCCCCAGCAGTATGAC ATATGTGCCCATGTGGTGAAGCAGAAGAAGTGCCACTACATTGGGAACTGTGCCTTTGCCCACAGTGAAGAGGAGAAGCAAGTATGGACTTATATGAAGAACAATGGCT TGAAGGATATGCAGCAGATGTACGACATGTGGCTTACAAATCAAAACCGTCCGGCGGATGACACCCTGATCACCCAACACCTAGAGGAGAAGCAAATTGTCATGCCAACCGACTATGCTGAGCCAATG AGCGGCTTCCACTGTCGTCTGTGTGGGAGGCATAGTAACAGTGAGCGCCAGTGGCAGCAGCACATCTCCTCAGAGAAACACAAGGACCGTGTATTCAGCTGCGAGGGAGAGGACGAGAGCCTCACCTGGACATACCGCTTCCCCGGACTCCGCCTCGCCCTTTGTCCCAG GCTGGAGAGTGGCTGTCTCGAGGGGGTGAGCTGTGACTACGCCCACAGTGCTGAGGAGCTGGTGGAATGGCAGGAGAGGCGGGAATTCCTGCGGCGGAAGCTGGCCAAGGCCCGTGAAGACATGCTCATCATGCCAGACGAGTTTGACTTTGGGAAGTACAACTTTCTCCTGCAGGACTGA
- the LOC109898579 gene encoding zinc finger CCCH domain-containing protein 7B isoform X1 produces MYVFYHQCAEMDMDRQKRQEGIQNALGLIQSSLPYPKPEGYKGFLTQLVCDLLDEGNAMFREGEWQQAIKDFSEGVNVAHYAQAESLEIPSALLESLYFNRAAAYHSMGEYEQGVQDCDSALALCKDSCRALYRKALCLRELGRFREAYNCSTGCLLTTPNDKHVYELAQELANKLGLKIRNAYVSTQESATSEQSNGNTVPFAGEMYSSGLDSLSDISSVVFSCKPLSAAIPVSDESSPSGPLVYSNLLGSPVQGPRGLPFSVPESEHLGDSELMGDDLDSLLDCIPPQRAFPIILPSSACVPIQLPFPSSLPAPSPRLPPAFFNSAISQLNSLDTFPGMGGEDALGVLNSLDGLDALDTLDTLNNLDTLSDLGGGDAPAPTTALYSLDALDALDSFYPLGDAIAAKPVVVGGGGLDSLSKFNLPGARISHNVLSATCSPKKSKHTVVKNGQVSSKLSQLIKNPLAATHDFMQACATCYSWIGPGVLDYQHQAELAHRCKRDVLLCRIRAAEHPVWNRVRPRPTHNFTGAFMLCKEVLETQKCKYRAGCTFAYCQEEVDVWTLERKGALNRDLLFDSQSPNNDRPTLGIKCLLQLHNGMFMYLCEECYDSKPRIISKHSKEVPSTCSNPCARHPFDKNKCLVHAVRSSNVHYTKIRPLYTQCQLDVCRHARRYGCQQEDSCSFAHSVIELKCWRLQQDSGITHEEIVQESKRHWHKKQEQNTHKPKPVYMPPPSSSSSGGGGYSLNLKRKFVCGQCWRDGLVSEPDKALKYCAAKARHSWTKERRVLLVKFFEGKKWVMVRTLPFAKTYPQQYDICAHVVKQKKCHYIGNCAFAHSEEEKQVWTYMKNNGLKDMQQMYDMWLTNQNRPADDTLITQHLEEKQIVMPTDYAEPMSGFHCRLCGRHSNSERQWQQHISSEKHKDRVFSCEGEDESLTWTYRFPGLRLALCPRLESGCLEGVSCDYAHSAEELVEWQERREFLRRKLAKAREDMLIMPDEFDFGKYNFLLQD; encoded by the exons ATGTATGTGTTTTATCACCAG TGTGCAGAGATGGACATGGACCGTCAAAAGCGCCAGGAGGGTATTCAGAACGCCCTGGGACTCATACA GTCTTCTTTGCCTTATCCAAAGCCTGAAGGCTATAAG GGGTTTCTGACCCAGTTGGTGTGTGACCTGCTGGATGAGGGAAATGCAATGTTCAGGGAGGGTGAGTGGCAGCAGGCCATAAAGGACTTCAGTGAGGGTGTTAACGTGGCCCACTATGCCCAGGCTGAGTCTCTAGAAATTCCCTCAGCCCTGCTGGAGAGTCTGTATTTCAACAGGGCAGCAGCCTACCACAGCATG ggGGAGTATGAGCAGGGTGTGCAGGACTGTGACAGTGCGCTGGCGCTGTGCAAAGACAGTTGCAGGGCACTCTACAGGAAGGCTCTATGCCTGCGGGAGCTGGGCCGCTTCAGAGAGGCCTACAACTGCAGCACGGGCTGCCTGCTCACTACGCCTAAC GACAAACATGTGTATGAGTTGGCGCAGGAGCTAGCTAACAAACTGGGCCTGAAGATACGCAACGCCTACGTTAGCACACAG GAGTCGGCCACATCTGAGCAAAGTAATGGGAACACAGTTCCTTTTGCAGGAGAG ATGTATAGCAGTGGTCTGGATTCCTTAAGTGACATTTCATCAG TTGTTTTCTCCTGCAAGCCTCTATCTGCTGCTATCCCAGTTAGTGATGAATCCTctccctctggtcctctggtCTACTCCAACCTTCTGGGTAGCCCTGTCCAAGGCCCTCGGGGGTTGCCCTTCTCTGTGCCTGAGTCAGAGCACCTGGGTGACAGTGAGCTCATGGGAGATGATCTAGacagcctgctggactgt ATTCCCCCTCAACGTGCCTTTCCCATCATCCTCCCCAGCTCAGCTTGTGTCCCCATCCAGCTCCCGTTTCCCTCAAGCCTGCCCGCACCCTCGCCCCGGCTCCCCCCAGCCTTCTTCAACTCCGCCATCAGCCAGCTCAACTCTCTGGACACCTTCCCAGGCATGGGTGGGGAGGATGCCCTAGGTGTGCTGAACTCTTTAGATGGCCTTGATGCACTAGATACTCTAGATACTTTAAACAACCTGGACACCCTTTCAGACCTTGGTGGTGGGGATGCCCCAGCTCCCACAACAGCACTCTATTCACTTGATGCCTTAGATGCCCTGGACAGTTTCTACCCACTTGGGGATGCAATAGCAGCCAAAccagtggtggtggggggaggggggctggACTCCCTCTCTAAGTTCAACCTGCCTG GTGCAAGAATCTCCCACAATGTTCTCTCTGCAACATGTTCGCCCAAGAAGTCCAAACACACA GTGGTAAAGAATGGCCAGGTCTCCTCCAAGCTCTCTCAGCTTATCAAGAACCCCCTAGCAGCCACCCATGACTTCATGCAGGCCTGTGCCACGTGCTACAGCTGGATAG gtcCAGGGGTCCTGGACTACCAGCACCAGGCAGAATTGGCCCACCGTTGTAAGCGGGACGTTCTTCTGTGTAGGATCAGGGCTGCAGAGCACCCTGTCTGGAACAGGGTGCGACCCCGCCCCACGCACAATTTTACTGGGGCGTTTATGCTCTGCAAGG AGGTGCTGGAGACTCAGAAGTGTAAGTACAGGGCGGGCTGTACGTTTGCCTACTGCCAGGAGGAAGTAGATGTGTGGACCCTGGAGAGGAAGGGAGCCCTGAACAGAGACCTGCTGTTTGACTCACAGAGCCCCAACAATGACAGGCCCACACTCGGCATCAAATGCCTACTGCAGCTCCACAACGGCATGTTCATGTACCTCTGtgag GAGTGCTATGACAGTAAGCCCAGGATCATCAGTAAGCACAGTAAGGAGGTGCCGTCCACCTGCTCCAACCCCTGCGCCCGACACCCATTCGACAAAAACAA GTGCCTGGTGCATGCGGTGAGGTCCAGCAACGTGCACTACACTAAGATCCGCCCGCTGTATACCCAGTGCCAGTTGGACGTGTGCCGCCATGCCCGGCGCTATGGCTGCCAGCAAGAGGACAGCTGCTCCTTTGCCCACTCTGTCATAGAGCTCAagtgctggaggctgcagcaaGACTCTG GCATCACTCATGAAGAAATTGTTCAGGAATCCAAGCGACACTGGCATAAAAAACAGGAGCAGAACACGCACAAACCCAAG CCGGTGTACATGCCACCACCATCTTCATCCTCAAGTGGTGGAGGAGGCTATAGCTTGAACCTGAAGAGGAAGTTTGTTTGTGGGCAGTGCTGGAGGGACGGGCTGGTCAGCGAGCCGGACAAAGCGCTTAAGTACTGTGCAGCCAAGGCCAGGCACAG ttgGACGAAGGAGCGTCGGGTGCTGTTGGTGAAGTTCTTCGAGGGAAAGAAGTGGGTGATGGTGCGGACGTTGCCTTTTGCCAAGACCTACCCCCAGCAGTATGAC ATATGTGCCCATGTGGTGAAGCAGAAGAAGTGCCACTACATTGGGAACTGTGCCTTTGCCCACAGTGAAGAGGAGAAGCAAGTATGGACTTATATGAAGAACAATGGCT TGAAGGATATGCAGCAGATGTACGACATGTGGCTTACAAATCAAAACCGTCCGGCGGATGACACCCTGATCACCCAACACCTAGAGGAGAAGCAAATTGTCATGCCAACCGACTATGCTGAGCCAATG AGCGGCTTCCACTGTCGTCTGTGTGGGAGGCATAGTAACAGTGAGCGCCAGTGGCAGCAGCACATCTCCTCAGAGAAACACAAGGACCGTGTATTCAGCTGCGAGGGAGAGGACGAGAGCCTCACCTGGACATACCGCTTCCCCGGACTCCGCCTCGCCCTTTGTCCCAG GCTGGAGAGTGGCTGTCTCGAGGGGGTGAGCTGTGACTACGCCCACAGTGCTGAGGAGCTGGTGGAATGGCAGGAGAGGCGGGAATTCCTGCGGCGGAAGCTGGCCAAGGCCCGTGAAGACATGCTCATCATGCCAGACGAGTTTGACTTTGGGAAGTACAACTTTCTCCTGCAGGACTGA